The Algoriphagus sp. TR-M9 genome has a window encoding:
- a CDS encoding dihydrofolate reductase family protein, whose amino-acid sequence MKNSVFIATSLDGFIAGKNHELDWLSTFPEIDHIDTGFEEFTARIDAILMGRNTYEVVAAFEGEWFYQKPVYVWSNSLSNVPARLQDKVFLIKGDLHEVLAQLHHQGFHKLYIDGGKTIQSFLKEDLIDEMIITTIPILLGSGIPMFGGLPKRLTFECVKSIRFLDKVVQNHFVRSR is encoded by the coding sequence ATGAAAAACAGTGTATTCATAGCCACCTCTCTGGATGGATTTATCGCCGGAAAAAACCATGAACTGGACTGGCTTTCCACATTTCCAGAAATCGATCATATAGACACAGGTTTTGAAGAATTCACTGCTCGCATAGATGCCATCCTGATGGGCAGAAACACCTATGAGGTAGTAGCTGCCTTTGAAGGAGAATGGTTTTATCAGAAGCCCGTCTATGTTTGGAGCAATTCCCTCTCAAATGTTCCCGCAAGGCTTCAGGATAAAGTTTTCCTGATCAAGGGAGACCTTCATGAGGTGCTGGCCCAGCTTCATCATCAAGGTTTTCACAAACTTTACATAGATGGAGGTAAGACCATTCAGAGCTTTTTGAAAGAAGACCTGATCGACGAAATGATTATCACCACCATTCCAATTCTGCTAGGCTCAGGTATTCCTATGTTTGGAGGATTACCCAAGCGTCTGACCTTTGAATGTGTAAAATCCATCCGGTTTTTGGATAAGGTCGTACAAAATCACTTCGTCAGATCCAGATAA
- a CDS encoding DUF2207 domain-containing protein, which produces MKNLYFLLLACLFTLKTQAQGFTVNSYAVEIHINPEGYFDVKESYDLTFEEPKRGIFRDIQTHYDMRNEHGEMEERNIQIKDVKVPGYKFDVTSLFKQKIGGNARIKIGDEDIYLEGPQHYEIRYRVENAFLHEEQAIHFYWNIKTENWIAPFEKINFQIHLPEGINLTAEQYFLYSGQKGNTEPSQDFLSSFSNGIYSGQSKTGVISTSGEAVTVLLKLPIGSIQDHKPFWPFWTAYGWTILLAGLFYGFYRIWKKHGKDDPVTTTTSYYPPKDMDPAMVGFLIDDSGDNADLISLLPYWASRGFIRIEEIDKKGWFAKDDTRLIKLKELPPESESYEKKLYHGLFSKHGTDNEVLVSSLKEKFYKTMAEAHSDLKKAAQAYYVEKSRKIKNYTIIGLILLVFLLCPVFLYFWGVLAAIATLVSLIFLLIMSQFMIKKNPLGTELLSELKGFKQFIKVAEENKLRMLLQEDPGYFESTMSYALAFGMFGKWAKKFDGLNLQPPAWYTSTSGRVMGMNHFSKSFNNSIKSTQSTMVSSPSSSGGSGGGGSSGGGFGGGGGGSW; this is translated from the coding sequence ATGAAAAACCTTTACTTCTTACTTCTTGCCTGTCTCTTTACACTGAAAACCCAAGCGCAGGGATTCACGGTAAATTCATATGCAGTGGAAATCCACATTAATCCGGAGGGGTATTTTGATGTCAAAGAAAGCTACGACCTGACTTTCGAAGAGCCCAAGCGGGGTATTTTTCGGGATATCCAGACTCACTATGATATGCGCAATGAGCATGGGGAAATGGAGGAAAGAAATATCCAGATAAAGGACGTGAAAGTCCCCGGATATAAATTCGACGTCACCTCCCTTTTCAAACAAAAGATAGGCGGAAATGCGCGGATCAAGATAGGCGATGAGGATATTTATCTGGAAGGTCCACAGCATTACGAGATAAGGTACAGGGTAGAAAATGCCTTCTTGCACGAAGAGCAGGCCATTCATTTTTATTGGAATATCAAAACCGAAAACTGGATAGCACCTTTCGAAAAAATCAATTTCCAAATTCATCTCCCCGAGGGAATCAACCTGACTGCTGAGCAGTATTTCCTTTATTCAGGGCAAAAAGGAAATACCGAGCCCAGTCAAGATTTCCTAAGTAGTTTTTCAAACGGCATCTACTCCGGACAAAGCAAAACCGGAGTCATTTCCACCAGTGGGGAGGCCGTCACAGTATTACTGAAGTTACCCATAGGAAGCATACAAGACCACAAACCCTTTTGGCCGTTCTGGACAGCGTATGGCTGGACGATCTTGCTGGCAGGGCTGTTTTATGGGTTTTATAGGATTTGGAAAAAGCACGGCAAAGATGATCCGGTCACCACCACCACTAGCTACTATCCGCCCAAAGACATGGATCCGGCTATGGTTGGTTTTCTGATTGATGACTCTGGAGATAATGCTGACCTGATCTCCTTACTCCCTTATTGGGCATCCCGTGGATTTATAAGAATTGAAGAAATTGACAAAAAGGGTTGGTTCGCAAAGGATGACACCAGGCTTATCAAGCTAAAAGAGCTACCCCCAGAATCGGAAAGCTACGAGAAGAAGCTCTACCATGGGTTATTTTCAAAACACGGTACAGATAATGAGGTTTTGGTGAGCAGCCTAAAAGAAAAATTCTATAAAACAATGGCTGAGGCCCACAGCGATCTAAAAAAAGCAGCCCAGGCATACTATGTTGAGAAAAGCAGAAAAATCAAAAATTACACCATCATCGGGTTAATCCTATTGGTGTTTCTACTTTGCCCAGTCTTCCTCTATTTTTGGGGAGTCCTGGCTGCTATTGCTACTTTGGTATCCCTGATATTTCTGCTGATCATGAGCCAGTTTATGATCAAGAAAAACCCGCTGGGTACGGAGCTTTTATCCGAGCTCAAAGGCTTCAAACAATTCATCAAAGTAGCAGAAGAAAATAAACTCAGAATGCTACTCCAGGAAGATCCGGGCTACTTCGAATCTACGATGAGCTATGCACTTGCTTTTGGAATGTTTGGCAAATGGGCGAAGAAGTTTGATGGGCTGAATTTGCAACCTCCCGCCTGGTACACTTCCACATCTGGCAGAGTGATGGGAATGAATCATTTCTCCAAATCCTTCAACAACTCCATCAAATCCACCCAATCCACCATGGTGAGTTCGCCTTCAAGTTCCGGCGGCTCTGGAGGCGGAGGTTCTTCCGGAGGTGGCTTCGGCGGCGGTGGCGGCGGTAGCTGGTAA
- a CDS encoding LemA family protein, whose product MTFLIIIAILIFLAVVVIGIFNRFVKNKNTVKDAWSNIDVALKRRYDLIPNLVETVKGYAAHEKETLEAVIQARNAAIAVPPDDINKQIQAENQLQKTLRSIFALSEAYPDLKANTNFLQLQDKLNEIEENLERARRYYNGTVRENNTYGESFPGVLFAGAFGYQHFDYFEAEPESRENVKVDFSS is encoded by the coding sequence ATGACCTTCCTCATTATCATCGCCATTCTGATTTTTCTCGCAGTAGTGGTAATCGGTATTTTTAACCGATTTGTCAAAAACAAAAACACTGTAAAAGACGCCTGGAGCAATATCGATGTGGCACTCAAGCGGCGCTATGACTTAATTCCCAATCTAGTAGAAACCGTAAAAGGATATGCCGCCCACGAAAAGGAAACTTTGGAAGCTGTAATCCAGGCGAGAAATGCAGCCATAGCTGTTCCACCCGATGATATCAACAAACAGATCCAAGCGGAAAACCAATTGCAAAAGACGCTTCGAAGCATTTTTGCCCTGAGCGAAGCCTATCCGGATCTCAAGGCGAACACCAATTTTCTACAACTGCAGGATAAACTCAACGAAATCGAAGAAAACCTAGAACGCGCCAGACGCTATTACAATGGCACCGTACGCGAAAACAACACCTATGGAGAAAGCTTCCCAGGTGTACTATTCGCAGGAGCATTTGGCTATCAGCATTTCGACTATTTCGAAGCAGAGCCCGAAAGCCGAGAGAATGTGAAAGTTGACTTTTCTTCCTAG